DNA sequence from the Candida dubliniensis CD36 chromosome 5, complete sequence genome:
GATGCTAATGACGACGATAAAGGTTCGAGATTAAACTTTGCTGATTTGGTTATGACACCAAGCGAAAAGAAGGAAAGTGATAAAAACGGAAAGAAACCTGCATCTGCTGTCTCTACTTCTAAATCAAGTATAGCAGAAGCAGAAGAAGTCGAAGTGCCTGATATTTTAGCTGCTCAAATAGAAAAACTTAAAGATGTTAGTGTTTCCAAATAAGAGTGTATATAATAAGTACAGATAGATTTGTTTAAATAGGTTGTTATTGTATTCATGTTATGTATATGTTTATTTTGGTTGAGCCTCTTACCTGAAGAAATTCTCTTATTAATTAGATTGGTCGATTAGTCTTTTATTGATTAAGCAACTACAAGTATTTCACAACAATCCATTAGGAGAGCAGTTTATTATATTAGACTGGTACTGCAACCAACAAGCATAGCACCAGTAAATAGTATACACTtatatttccaatttcaaCTAGCACATTTATGCCCTTCTTTGTTTTATCTTAGTGAGGATTACCCAATACCAAGGTGGCAATAATAACCAAATTAATCCTTCTCTGATAATATCGAATTTCATAATTCCGTGTCGACttaacaatttttgtttcaataatcttcttctatCATTGGAGTCATAATGAATTGACGATACAAAGACATCTCTTAGCATCCACCAAAAATGTCCCAACCCGGTAGCCACAATATAAGTCCATACTAATggtgaattgaaaatattattaatatctAAAAGACCACCACTAGTGTTTAATATGATAGTGACTATTGCCACTAACCACGGATAGTAGGATTTCTTTATACTGAATAACCCCACAACATTGATTTGTTCATTAGGAGTCTTTTGTGAGTCAACATAAATAAGCAAATGGGATAATATTTGTCCTAAATTAAGTATAGTAAATTGCAATctataatgaattaaacAAGCAACAACTATTATGgataaacaaatttgacccacataatataaaaaatcaatcGACTTATTACGATCAATGAAGCTCCTCAATAATTCCAATTGCAGGATTTGACCTTGTCCTTGGTCTCGGGCATTTCTGTGATTTTGGttgaattgatcaattataCGAGTTGGGAAAAGGGATAATTCTGTTGTGAATCTCGATTCTAATTGTCCACAAGAACTGGCAGCATAAAACACTTCTAGAAATagttcaattgataaaggTCTAAATGTACAAAATGATGTTAACAATCGCCATGGTTCTGTAGTCAATGCTTTGTCGGGAAAGAATAACAAATTAACCAACTTAAGTCGGTTGGCTGAAATCAAAGTTGCCGTTGACAATATTGCTATACACCAACCTTTGGTTATAGGTGGTAAATTGGGTAAAATGACATCCATGAAGAATTAAGTGGTAAATgcgattattattaaatggtAGATAAACAAGTATGTGTGGTTTACTTCAATCACTTTGTTCAAACCACGTATTCAAGAGAACTTTCAGGTataaaaaagtaaaaacAATTGACGTGTGAGTTTAATCAAGTGAcactttgaaaaaatcttGGACGCAATGAAACGAGCAAAATGGGACGAGTTTCGTGGTAGCTCTAATTGTATGGAATGGACAGAACAAAGTCTGTTGTAATCAACCTTTTAGAAAGTAAAAGGGGTAGTACAAGTTCTGCATAAAGACTTCTCAGAATATTCAGCTTATCCCAAGTTGTAACTTGATTCCAATACATGAATTTTACAAGGATTTTTTGTATTCTATTCACCACTCTCAGGTTTAGTCAGGTTCAAGTTTTGCGAATAACTTGCGAAAAGTCCAACCTAGCTTGAACTTATGGGATTGTCAAACTAATTAACAGCACAATTTAGGGATACCCTCTAGCACCAATTAGCCAgtgatatatataaatacatACGCCTATTAGAAGGAGAATGGCCCTTGACATTGGTACCAATAGAACAAGCACACCGAGGGGTCGtgtaataattataattctGGCAGCGATATTTCTCATCGTTGGTATTGTCTTCCAGCAACATTCATTTAATAACTCCACAATAGTACCTCCAATTCAAAGCAAACACCAAAGTGCTGCAAACAATCCACTTTCAACAGAGTTTACAGAAATACCAGAAGCAATGAGTGTATCAGCTATTAGAATTCCTGCCAACGGATCCCTGGCCAAAGCAGCAGTGATTTTTCTCCACGGATTAGGTGATAGTGGAGATGGATGGTCTTGGTTACCTCAATTGGTTGGCCAATCTAAATTAATCCACGAACCAATCAATTATGTATTTCCAAACGCACCAAAAATCCCTGTTACAATAAATAATGGGTTTGCCATGCCAGCGTGGTTTGATATTTATGAGCTTGGTAACCCTCATGCCAGACAAGATGTCGCGGGGTTTTTTAAATCATGTGAAGTCTTGAAAGAGTTTATACTTGAACAACATAACCAATTCAACATCCCATTAGAAAAAATAGTTATTGGTGGGTTTTCTCAAGGTGCAGCTATTTCATTGGCAACATTAGCTCTTTTGGATATCAAAATTGGTGGTTGTGTTGCTTTATCGGGATTTTGTCCCgttaaaaatgaaatcacCGATCGTTACAATAAAAACCCAGGAGTCAATTTTGATACCCCAATTTTCCAAGGACATGGTACGGTTGATCCTGTGATTAATTACGATTATGGTAAGCAAACCAGTGAATTGTACAAGCAATTGGGattcaagaatttgaaattcaatACTTATACAGGGGTGGCCCATAGTGCCagtgaagaagaattggcCGATGTTATTaagtttattaaaaatgttGTAGAGAAATAGAGGAGAATTgagattttttcaatatatatatatatatatatatatagtcATTGTTTGTGTTAAATAAACCTTTCCAAATATGCCTATACGTAAACTGTTTCGCATTCTTAAGAAGATGACGACTGTTCACACTTTTCCTGTAAAGtttcaaacaaaaactCGCTGAATACTGGTAATCCAGTCTTCCCACTACATATTTGATacatttcatttttttgataactATTTGGAATCATGCTACCCTTATCATCAACTTGCACATAACCAAAGACATCTTCGATATAGGGTGTCCTAGCATAGCGTGGGATTTCTCTCATATCATATATAGGCATAAACGAACTAGCATTAGTACTAGCTTCCATTATATATGTGAAATCATCATGAATATTATCTTGTAATGTGAAGTCcaataatttgataaattcattattagcTTTAAAGTCTGCCGCTGTAGGGTTTAATGACAAAGAAGTTCCCATATGCAACGCCAGTGGTGATTTCGATAGAG
Encoded proteins:
- a CDS encoding Der1-like family member, putative (Similar to S. cerevisiae DFM1;~contains a DER1 domain (Pfam: PF04511); putative component of the ER proteolytic system involved with selectively degrading misfolded lumenal secretory proteins), with amino-acid sequence MDVILPNLPPITKGWCIAILSTATLISANRLKLVNLLFFPDKALTTEPWRLLTSFCTFRPLSIELFLEVFYAASSCGQLESRFTTELSLFPTRIIDQFNQNHRNARDQGQGQISQLELLRSFIDRNKSIDFLYYVGQICLSIIVVACLIHYRLQFTILNLGQILSHLLIYVDSQKTPNEQINVVGLFSIKKSYYPWLVAIVTIILNTSGGLLDINNIFNSPLVWTYIVATGLGHFWWMLRDVFVSSIHYDSNDRRRLLKQKLLSRHGIMKFDIIREGLIWLLLPPWYWVILTKIKQRRA
- a CDS encoding acyl-protein thioesterase, putative; amino-acid sequence: MSVSAIRIPANGSSAKAAVIFLHGLGDSGDGWSWLPQLVGQSKLIHEPINYVFPNAPKIPVTINNGFAMPAWFDIYELGNPHARQDVAGFFKSCEVLKEFILEQHNQFNIPLEKIVIGGFSQGAAISLATLALLDIKIGGCVALSGFCPVKNEITDRYNKNPGVNFDTPIFQGHGTVDPVINYDYGKQTSELYKQLGFKNLKFNTYTGVAHSASEEELADVIKFIKNVVEK